A window of the Gammaproteobacteria bacterium genome harbors these coding sequences:
- a CDS encoding Do family serine endopeptidase, translated as MRQPVRCFPSTWLWLGIFLLAPALANARDLPDFVTLVRKHEVEVVNISTVYQPKGVRPPSLMQEQEEDNEDPNDGFRGGPSSDGTSLGSGFVISDDGYVITCAHVVEGASEIMVRLADRREYRARLVGADRRSDIALLKINATNLRSVAIGNPTDLAVGDWVLAIGAPFGFESSATSGIVSAKGRSLPSENYVPFLQTDVAINPGNSGGPLFNLKGEVVGVNSQIYSQTGTFMGLSFAIPIDIAVRIAEQLKREGGVHRGWLGVRLQEVTHGLAAAYGLDKPRGALIADILPAGPAAHSELKSGDIVLEYEGRPIALSSELPPLVGLTPPGTVARMKLFRRNQGAVQAAVRVGELREEQLTRVSAVPRTDGNNGQHLGIVLSELTATQRKHHEVQAGVSVDDVLDGPAREAGLHAGDVIVDIDGRPIAGVGGFYRLLAQAKPGAPVVLRVRRGASSVYMALTP; from the coding sequence ATGCGCCAGCCCGTTCGCTGTTTTCCGTCGACTTGGCTCTGGCTCGGTATATTTTTGCTGGCGCCGGCATTAGCGAACGCGCGCGATCTGCCTGACTTCGTAACCTTGGTGCGTAAGCACGAGGTTGAGGTCGTTAACATCAGTACGGTCTACCAGCCGAAGGGTGTGCGGCCGCCGTCATTGATGCAAGAACAGGAAGAAGACAACGAAGATCCGAACGACGGATTTCGCGGCGGCCCGTCCAGCGATGGTACGTCACTCGGTTCGGGTTTCGTTATTTCCGACGATGGTTATGTCATTACCTGCGCGCACGTTGTTGAAGGAGCGAGCGAGATCATGGTTCGCCTGGCCGACCGCCGCGAGTATCGCGCGCGCTTGGTAGGCGCTGACCGACGCAGCGATATTGCCTTGTTGAAAATCAATGCCACCAATTTGCGGTCGGTGGCAATCGGCAATCCGACGGATCTTGCGGTAGGCGATTGGGTGTTGGCGATCGGCGCGCCGTTCGGTTTCGAAAGCTCGGCGACCTCGGGCATCGTGTCAGCGAAAGGGCGCAGTTTGCCGAGCGAAAACTACGTACCGTTTTTGCAGACCGATGTCGCCATTAATCCCGGTAACTCTGGCGGACCGCTGTTCAATTTGAAAGGCGAGGTCGTCGGCGTCAATTCGCAAATCTATAGCCAGACCGGAACCTTCATGGGGTTGTCGTTCGCCATTCCGATCGACATCGCCGTGCGTATCGCCGAGCAATTGAAGCGCGAGGGCGGCGTGCACCGCGGTTGGCTCGGCGTACGTTTACAGGAGGTGACGCATGGTTTGGCGGCGGCATATGGTCTCGATAAACCGCGTGGTGCATTGATCGCCGACATCTTGCCGGCCGGTCCGGCGGCCCATTCCGAGCTGAAAAGCGGCGACATTGTGCTCGAGTACGAGGGCCGACCGATCGCATTGTCATCTGAGTTGCCGCCGCTGGTCGGTTTGACGCCGCCCGGCACGGTAGCGCGTATGAAATTGTTCCGACGAAACCAGGGTGCGGTACAAGCGGCGGTAAGGGTCGGCGAGTTGCGGGAAGAGCAGCTGACGCGGGTGTCGGCGGTGCCACGTACTGACGGCAATAATGGCCAACATCTGGGCATCGTCTTGAGTGAACTCACGGCAACGCAGCGCAAACATCACGAGGTCCAAGCGGGTGTCAGCGTCGACGACGTACTCGACGGGCCGGCGCGCGAGGCTGGATTGCATGCCGGCGACGTTATCGTTGATATCGACGGCCGGCCGATCGCCGGTGTCGGCGGATTTTATCGATTGTTAGCCCAGGCGAAGCCCGGCGCCCCGGTGGTATTGCGGGTCCGTCGTGGGGCATCGTCGGTGTATATGGCGCTGACTCCCTAG
- the lepA gene encoding elongation factor 4, producing the protein MSGWNQERIRNFSIIAHIDHGKSTLADRFIQICGGLEEREMQAQVLDSMDLERERGITIKAQSVALTYKARDGLLYRLNMIDTPGHVDFSYEVSRSLTACDGALLVVDASQGVQAQTVANCYTAAELNLEILPVLNKIDLPAADPQRAISEIEDIIGIDAGHAIPVSAKTGVGVPEILEALIARIPAPRGDADAPLKALIIDSWFDNYLGTVSLVRVMEGRLAPRDKIRLMATGRDYIAEQIGIFTPKRKPVEVLAAGEVGYVIAGIKDVRSARVGDTITLAHRPAVTPLPGFKEIKPRVFAGVYPIEAHDYDNFRDALGKLSLNDASLNYEPETSQALGFGFRCGFLGMLHMEIIQERLEREYGLNLITTAPTVVYEVVTAKAEVLRVENPAKLPDPSQIEEIREPIIRATILVPQEYVGGVIGLCVEKRGVQKDMLYHGRQAMLTYELPLNEVVLDFFDRLKSVSRGYASFDYELIEFRPSDVCKLDVLINGDKVDALSVIVHRQQTDYRGRELVKKLRELIPRQMFDVAIQAAIGSKVIARETVKALRKNVTAKCYGGDISRKRKLLERQKEGKKRMKQLGSVEIPQEAFLAVLRVDDK; encoded by the coding sequence ATGAGCGGTTGGAATCAAGAACGCATCCGGAATTTCTCCATCATCGCCCACATCGATCACGGCAAGTCGACGCTGGCCGATCGATTCATTCAGATTTGCGGTGGATTGGAAGAACGCGAGATGCAAGCGCAGGTGCTCGACTCGATGGACCTCGAGCGCGAACGCGGCATCACTATCAAAGCGCAGAGCGTAGCGCTGACCTACAAAGCGCGCGACGGCCTATTGTATCGCCTCAACATGATCGATACGCCCGGACACGTCGACTTTTCTTACGAAGTCTCGCGGTCGTTGACCGCCTGTGACGGTGCATTGCTGGTAGTCGACGCATCGCAGGGCGTGCAGGCGCAGACGGTCGCCAATTGTTATACCGCCGCCGAGCTCAATTTAGAAATTTTGCCGGTGCTGAACAAAATCGATCTGCCGGCGGCCGATCCGCAGCGTGCGATCAGCGAGATCGAGGACATCATCGGCATCGATGCCGGCCATGCAATACCGGTCAGTGCCAAGACCGGCGTTGGTGTACCGGAAATTCTCGAGGCCCTCATCGCTCGCATCCCGGCGCCGCGCGGCGATGCCGATGCGCCGCTCAAGGCGTTGATCATCGATTCCTGGTTCGATAATTACTTGGGCACCGTTTCGCTGGTGCGCGTCATGGAAGGACGGCTTGCGCCGCGCGACAAAATTCGCCTCATGGCTACCGGTCGCGATTATATCGCTGAGCAAATCGGTATCTTCACGCCGAAACGCAAGCCGGTTGAAGTCTTGGCGGCGGGCGAGGTCGGTTATGTGATCGCCGGTATCAAAGATGTACGCAGTGCCCGTGTCGGCGACACGATTACATTGGCGCATCGGCCGGCGGTGACGCCGTTGCCGGGTTTCAAAGAAATCAAGCCGCGCGTGTTCGCCGGCGTTTATCCGATCGAGGCGCATGACTACGACAACTTCCGCGATGCTCTCGGCAAGCTCTCGTTGAATGACGCGTCACTGAATTACGAGCCGGAGACATCGCAGGCGCTGGGTTTCGGTTTCCGTTGCGGCTTCCTCGGCATGCTGCATATGGAAATTATCCAAGAACGGTTGGAGCGCGAATACGGGCTGAACCTCATCACGACGGCGCCGACAGTGGTGTACGAAGTGGTCACGGCCAAGGCTGAGGTGTTGCGCGTCGAGAATCCAGCAAAGTTGCCCGACCCATCGCAAATCGAAGAAATTCGCGAGCCGATCATTCGCGCCACGATCTTGGTGCCGCAGGAATATGTTGGTGGTGTTATTGGTCTGTGTGTCGAGAAGCGCGGCGTGCAGAAAGACATGCTCTACCACGGCCGCCAGGCGATGTTGACTTACGAGTTGCCGCTGAACGAAGTCGTGCTCGATTTCTTCGATCGCTTGAAATCGGTCAGCCGCGGCTACGCCTCGTTCGACTACGAGCTCATCGAATTTCGTCCGTCCGATGTTTGCAAGCTTGACGTGCTGATCAACGGCGATAAAGTGGATGCATTGTCGGTGATTGTGCATCGGCAGCAGACCGACTATCGCGGTCGCGAGCTGGTCAAGAAGTTGCGCGAGCTCATTCCGCGGCAGATGTTCGACGTCGCCATTCAAGCGGCGATCGGTTCAAAGGTTATCGCTCGCGAGACCGTCAAAGCCTTGCGCAAGAACGTTACGGCAAAATGTTACGGCGGCGATATCTCGCGTAAACGTAAACTGCTGGAAAGACAGAAAGAAGGTAAAAAGCGCATGAAGCAATTAGGATCTGTCGAAATTCCGCAAGAAGCATTTCTCGCGGTACTGCGAGTGGACGACAAATAG
- the lepB gene encoding signal peptidase I, protein MDFSLVLFVLVCATGLIWGLDRFAWAGARARAAKAAAQSDGDDAARRAAAKEPLYVEYARAFFPVILIVFLLRSFVVEPFRIPSGSMLPSLHIGDFILVNKFSYGLRLPVINKKIIPVGDPQRGDVIVFRFPGDESVNYIKRVIGLPGDRVVYEGKKIYVNGRLMPYEPIGQYTVQQNDEPQYSAVRNLEKLDGVEHEILLSSRVDLTPPPFVVPAGHYFVMGDNRDHSNDSRYWGYVPQENLVGKAFLIWFSCDYSHQGAWPCPRVAFDRIGNIIH, encoded by the coding sequence ATGGATTTTTCTCTCGTATTGTTCGTACTAGTGTGTGCCACCGGCTTGATCTGGGGGTTGGATCGGTTTGCGTGGGCGGGTGCACGTGCGCGTGCCGCTAAAGCCGCCGCCCAATCGGACGGCGACGATGCGGCGCGCCGAGCCGCTGCTAAAGAACCGCTTTATGTGGAATACGCGCGCGCGTTCTTCCCGGTTATCTTGATCGTGTTTCTGCTGCGTTCGTTCGTGGTCGAACCATTTCGGATTCCATCAGGTTCAATGTTGCCGAGTCTGCACATTGGCGACTTCATCCTCGTGAATAAATTTTCCTATGGCTTGCGTCTGCCGGTTATCAATAAAAAAATTATCCCAGTTGGCGATCCACAACGCGGCGATGTGATCGTGTTTCGCTTTCCGGGCGACGAGTCGGTTAACTATATCAAGCGGGTTATCGGTTTGCCCGGTGATCGCGTTGTCTATGAAGGCAAAAAAATCTACGTTAACGGCCGTCTAATGCCGTACGAACCGATCGGCCAATATACGGTTCAACAAAATGACGAACCGCAGTACAGCGCTGTCCGGAATCTGGAAAAGTTGGATGGTGTCGAACACGAAATACTCCTATCGTCGCGGGTCGATTTGACGCCGCCGCCGTTCGTTGTTCCGGCTGGGCATTATTTCGTGATGGGCGACAATCGCGACCACAGTAACGATAGTCGCTACTGGGGCTATGTCCCGCAGGAAAATCTCGTGGGCAAGGCGTTTCTTATCTGGTTCTCGTGTGACTACTCGCACCAGGGCGCTTGGCCTTGTCCGCGGGTTGCGTTTGACCGTATCGGCAACATCATTCACTGA
- a CDS encoding DUF4845 domain-containing protein translates to MSRDRQRGMTMWGAMFVIAVFAFFIFIGLKLFPPYMTDFKIEAALKELAKNPNIGSMDKGQMVESLNKHFDIDNINEVNPAKTLVIEKRGKNKAIRFDYELVIPLFYNISVLLTFDHLHEVAGVNE, encoded by the coding sequence ATGTCACGTGACCGGCAACGTGGGATGACGATGTGGGGCGCAATGTTTGTCATTGCTGTGTTTGCGTTCTTCATATTTATAGGCTTAAAGCTATTTCCGCCTTACATGACCGACTTTAAGATTGAAGCGGCGCTCAAGGAATTGGCCAAAAATCCCAATATCGGTTCGATGGACAAGGGGCAAATGGTCGAAAGCCTAAACAAGCATTTTGACATCGACAACATTAACGAGGTCAATCCTGCCAAAACTCTGGTTATCGAGAAGCGCGGCAAGAACAAAGCCATCCGCTTTGACTACGAGTTGGTGATTCCGCTTTTCTACAACATATCCGTGCTGCTCACTTTCGATCACTTGCACGAGGTGGCTGGGGTTAATGAATAA
- the rnc gene encoding ribonuclease III: protein MNKAQSELCRRLNYTFAEPALLERALTHRSRSGDNYERLEFLGDSVLNFVVSGDLYKRFPELSEGELTRLRASLVKKETLAAVARDLVLGDSLVLGSGELKSGGFDRDSILADSLEAVFGAVYIDRGIDSARELILQLLAPHFGRLDPRAIPKDPKTRLQEYLQKQSVPLPIYNVLQIAGDPHNQLFIVECQVPELSLTTRGEGSTRRAAEQQAAQTAYERISKQ, encoded by the coding sequence ATGAATAAGGCGCAGTCTGAGCTCTGTCGCCGATTGAACTACACGTTCGCGGAGCCTGCGCTCCTCGAACGTGCGTTGACCCACCGTAGTCGCAGCGGCGACAACTACGAGCGTCTCGAATTTCTCGGCGATAGTGTCCTCAATTTTGTCGTTTCCGGCGATCTCTATAAACGTTTTCCCGAGTTGAGCGAAGGCGAGCTCACGCGTTTGCGTGCCAGTTTGGTAAAAAAAGAAACGCTGGCAGCGGTCGCGCGCGATTTGGTATTGGGCGATTCGCTGGTGTTGGGCAGCGGCGAGCTGAAAAGCGGCGGCTTCGACCGCGATTCCATCCTGGCCGACTCGCTGGAAGCGGTGTTCGGCGCGGTCTACATAGATCGCGGAATCGACAGTGCTCGCGAATTGATACTGCAGTTGCTGGCCCCGCATTTTGGGCGGCTCGATCCGCGCGCCATCCCTAAAGATCCGAAGACGCGGTTGCAAGAGTATTTGCAAAAGCAATCGGTGCCGTTGCCGATTTATAATGTGTTGCAGATCGCCGGTGATCCGCATAATCAGCTTTTTATTGTGGAATGCCAGGTGCCGGAGCTTTCGCTGACCACGCGCGGCGAAGGCAGCACCCGCCGCGCCGCCGAACAACAAGCGGCACAAACCGCGTACGAGAGAATTTCTAAGCAGTGA
- the era gene encoding GTPase Era produces MSDPSFRSGIVTLIGRPNVGKSTLLNRLVGEKISITSRRPQTTRHRILGIKTTDTAQMVYVDTPGLHAPEGRQLNRYMSKLASGSVEGVDCVVLVIGAEGWRPEDDSALVVAQRLTIPVILAINKIDRMKNQKQLLPLIQTSSERMLFNEIVPLSARNGEGVEELERVLLTYFPEQPPIYPPEQRTDKSERFLASEIVREQIYSNYGQELPYVTTVEVTRFTRVKGKLQVEAVIWAEREGQKAILIGAGGERMKQVGIRARQAMEKRYGVKVNLRLWVRVREGWSDDARAMQRLGYQEDSG; encoded by the coding sequence GTGAGCGACCCATCCTTCCGTAGCGGTATCGTTACCCTCATCGGCCGACCCAACGTCGGCAAATCCACGCTGCTCAATCGCTTGGTCGGCGAAAAAATCAGCATTACTTCGCGACGACCGCAAACGACGCGGCACCGTATCCTCGGCATCAAAACCACCGATACGGCGCAAATGGTCTATGTCGATACGCCCGGCCTGCATGCACCGGAAGGCCGACAGCTCAATCGTTATATGTCGAAGCTCGCTAGCGGCAGTGTCGAAGGTGTCGATTGCGTGGTGCTGGTGATCGGTGCCGAGGGTTGGCGCCCGGAAGATGACTCGGCACTCGTGGTCGCGCAACGATTGACGATCCCGGTGATTTTGGCGATCAACAAGATCGACCGGATGAAGAACCAAAAGCAATTATTGCCGTTGATTCAGACATCGTCGGAACGCATGTTGTTCAACGAGATCGTGCCGTTGTCGGCGCGCAATGGCGAGGGCGTCGAAGAGCTCGAGCGTGTGTTGTTAACTTACTTTCCGGAACAGCCGCCAATCTATCCGCCGGAGCAGCGCACCGATAAAAGCGAGCGGTTTCTGGCAAGCGAGATCGTGCGCGAACAGATTTACAGCAACTACGGACAGGAATTGCCGTATGTCACGACCGTCGAAGTGACGCGCTTCACGCGAGTGAAGGGCAAACTCCAAGTAGAAGCCGTCATTTGGGCGGAGCGCGAAGGGCAGAAGGCGATTCTCATCGGCGCCGGCGGTGAACGTATGAAGCAGGTCGGCATACGCGCGCGCCAAGCGATGGAGAAACGTTACGGTGTTAAGGTGAATCTACGGTTGTGGGTACGCGTGCGCGAAGGTTGGTCCGACGATGCGCGGGCGATGCAACGCTTGGGTTATCAAGAGGACTCGGGTTGA
- the recO gene encoding DNA repair protein RecO → MREQQQPAFVLHQRNYTETSLLLEVYTRQHGRVGLIAKGARRPTSRLRGVLKPFQPLLLSWSGRGELMSLTGAEIEGVGVELIGTGLYCGFYLNELLLRLLQRLDAHERLYDRYRAALDGLRVSPSEAVLRVFEKHLLGEVGYGLLLEHEAGSHDPIDPNAVYDYILERGPMRVHHPELLSRVQGVRIRGASLLALAGEQLDDAVALRETKALMRAALAPHLGDKPLQSRRLFGERTPALVQEESA, encoded by the coding sequence ATGCGCGAGCAGCAACAGCCGGCATTCGTGTTACATCAGCGCAACTATACCGAGACTAGTTTACTGCTCGAGGTCTATACACGTCAGCACGGTCGTGTCGGCTTGATTGCCAAGGGCGCGCGTCGCCCGACTAGCCGCTTGCGCGGTGTACTAAAACCGTTTCAACCATTGTTATTAAGTTGGAGTGGCCGCGGTGAGTTGATGTCGTTGACCGGTGCCGAGATAGAGGGTGTCGGTGTCGAGCTGATCGGTACGGGACTCTACTGCGGTTTTTATCTGAATGAGTTGTTGCTGCGATTGTTGCAGCGACTCGATGCGCATGAGCGGCTTTACGATCGTTATCGTGCCGCGCTCGACGGTCTGCGCGTGTCGCCGTCAGAAGCTGTGTTGCGGGTTTTTGAAAAGCACTTGCTCGGTGAGGTCGGCTACGGTTTGTTGCTTGAGCATGAAGCCGGAAGCCACGATCCGATCGATCCGAACGCCGTTTACGATTACATCTTGGAGCGTGGACCGATGCGCGTGCATCACCCGGAGCTGTTGTCGCGGGTGCAAGGCGTACGAATTCGTGGCGCTAGCCTATTGGCGCTCGCCGGCGAGCAGCTCGACGATGCGGTAGCGTTGCGCGAGACCAAAGCGTTGATGCGAGCCGCACTAGCGCCGCATTTGGGAGACAAGCCGTTACAGAGCCGGCGGCTGTTCGGTGAGCGCACGCCGGCGCTGGTGCAAGAAGAAAGTGCGTGA
- a CDS encoding holo-ACP synthase yields the protein MIFGIGTDIVQVVRLQQGLDRFGERFAARILSDNELIEFRDHARPANFLARRFAAKEAAAKAMGTGFRDGLSLRQISVAHDANGKPIVEFSGRALEFVAARKIQAVHLSISDESDYAVAFVIFETARV from the coding sequence GTGATCTTCGGTATCGGCACCGATATCGTACAAGTGGTACGGCTGCAGCAAGGCCTTGATCGATTTGGCGAGCGATTCGCCGCGCGTATTTTGTCCGACAACGAATTGATCGAGTTTCGCGATCATGCCAGACCGGCAAACTTTTTGGCGCGCCGTTTTGCCGCGAAGGAGGCGGCGGCTAAGGCGATGGGTACCGGTTTTCGCGATGGATTGAGCTTACGTCAAATCAGCGTAGCGCACGATGCGAATGGGAAGCCGATAGTGGAATTTAGCGGACGCGCGCTCGAGTTCGTGGCGGCCAGGAAAATTCAGGCAGTACATCTGAGCATCAGCGACGAGAGCGACTATGCGGTTGCTTTCGTCATCTTCGAAACCGCTCGAGTCTAG
- a CDS encoding Slp family lipoprotein, translated as MQKAWILLCVVLLSACASPPFDLTGIDKELTPDAVLAKGDTTRGQRVTWGGMIINSNNRKDVTEIEVLGYPLDRSARPDTNNAPQHRFIISKEGYLETADFRPGRLISAIGTTAGTHNGKVGEAAYVYPVLQAEQLHLWPISQPRAADPNVHFGIGIIFH; from the coding sequence ATGCAAAAAGCCTGGATCCTTCTATGTGTTGTCCTCCTAAGCGCGTGCGCGAGCCCACCGTTCGATCTTACGGGCATCGACAAAGAGCTTACGCCCGATGCCGTACTCGCTAAGGGCGATACCACCCGCGGACAACGTGTGACATGGGGTGGAATGATCATTAACAGCAACAATCGCAAGGACGTCACCGAGATCGAGGTATTGGGCTACCCGCTCGACCGCTCGGCGCGGCCCGATACAAATAATGCACCACAACATCGCTTTATTATTTCCAAGGAAGGCTATCTAGAGACGGCGGATTTCCGACCGGGGCGGCTAATCAGTGCGATCGGAACAACGGCAGGTACACATAACGGAAAGGTCGGCGAAGCGGCTTACGTTTATCCGGTATTGCAGGCCGAGCAATTACATCTCTGGCCGATAAGCCAACCACGAGCCGCTGACCCGAATGTGCACTTTGGCATCGGCATTATTTTTCACTAG
- a CDS encoding Slp family lipoprotein, which produces MRVLLIFLLLLLSACTSPLPETLRQPGAAVALPEARQNTSAYIGQRVRWGGTIAAVENRPEETRLDIVAYPLDRFGRPRVTRESHGRFLVRVDRFLDPAIYTSGREVTVGGSIEQPMTKPIGEHPYKYVVIKADAVYLWEPRVDVREPSYYRDPFAYDPFWPSRPYPGWYDPYPFYPYRR; this is translated from the coding sequence ATGCGCGTACTGCTGATTTTTCTGCTTCTACTGCTCTCGGCCTGCACCTCACCGTTGCCAGAAACATTGCGTCAGCCGGGGGCAGCAGTCGCCCTGCCGGAAGCCCGCCAGAACACGAGCGCCTACATTGGCCAACGCGTCCGCTGGGGCGGGACCATTGCCGCGGTAGAAAATCGTCCGGAGGAGACCCGGCTCGATATCGTTGCCTATCCGCTCGACCGCTTTGGACGGCCACGAGTCACCCGTGAAAGCCACGGACGCTTTTTAGTGCGGGTCGATCGCTTTCTTGATCCAGCGATTTATACAAGCGGCCGCGAAGTCACCGTCGGCGGCAGCATCGAGCAACCGATGACGAAGCCGATTGGCGAGCATCCTTATAAGTATGTTGTCATTAAAGCGGATGCCGTTTACTTATGGGAACCACGAGTAGACGTACGCGAGCCGTCCTACTATCGCGATCCTTTCGCGTACGACCCTTTCTGGCCGTCACGACCCTACCCGGGTTGGTATGACCCCTATCCGTTTTATCCTTATCGGCGTTGA
- a CDS encoding GspH/FimT family pseudopilin, with protein MTTLAISSALAVGSVSFASLLKDTAISTSANGIVGYINLARSEAIRRQTEVKICPSAGHARCASTDAWQQPTWLMYVDANHNNDADAGEVVQIHEIDTKQITFKASNNEKQLTYLPSGTLHGSVLNRTFALCDPSGKGLGRYVVINVAGRSYISKKTGNEKVRCS; from the coding sequence ATGACCACATTAGCGATAAGCAGCGCGTTGGCCGTCGGCTCGGTCAGTTTCGCTTCGCTGCTAAAAGACACCGCCATCAGCACATCCGCGAACGGCATCGTCGGTTACATCAATTTGGCACGCAGTGAAGCCATCCGACGCCAAACCGAGGTAAAGATTTGTCCGAGCGCCGGCCACGCGAGATGCGCTTCGACAGATGCCTGGCAACAACCCACTTGGCTAATGTATGTCGATGCTAACCATAACAACGATGCCGACGCCGGTGAGGTAGTGCAGATACACGAGATCGATACGAAACAAATTACGTTTAAGGCAAGCAACAACGAAAAGCAGCTCACCTACCTGCCCTCAGGAACATTGCACGGAAGCGTTCTTAATAGGACTTTCGCGCTGTGCGACCCCTCGGGGAAGGGCCTTGGCCGTTATGTTGTTATCAATGTTGCCGGCCGGTCCTACATTTCCAAAAAAACCGGGAATGAGAAAGTACGTTGTTCTTGA
- a CDS encoding pyridoxal phosphate-dependent aminotransferase has translation MSTLRLATRVGRIKPSPTLAVTARAAALKAQGKDVIGLGAGEPDFDTPAHIKEAAIKAINDGFTKYTAVDGTAGLKRAIIAKFERDNGLKFTPDQVLVSVGGKQSFFNLAQAFLEEGDEVIIPAPYWVSYPDMVVLADATPVIVQAGIEQSFKITPKQLEAAITPRTKLLVINSPSNPTGSVYSRAELAALGDVLRRHPHVFIATDDMYEHILYTKERFVNILNACPDLLERTIVLNGVSKAYAMTGWRIGYCAGPKPLITAMTNVQSQSTSNPTSISQVAAEAALAGDQSCMVPMLKAFKERHDYVVERLNHLRGVRCLPSEGAFYAFPDFRQAIANMGAANDVAIAEQILEQVGVALVPGSAFGAEGYQRLSFATSLKALESALNRLEQFLGRA, from the coding sequence TTGTCCACCCTACGCCTTGCGACCCGCGTCGGCCGCATCAAGCCGTCGCCCACTCTCGCCGTTACCGCCCGTGCTGCTGCCCTCAAGGCTCAGGGCAAAGATGTTATCGGCCTCGGCGCCGGCGAGCCCGATTTCGACACCCCCGCGCATATCAAAGAAGCGGCGATTAAGGCCATCAACGACGGCTTCACGAAATACACTGCGGTCGACGGCACCGCCGGCTTGAAGCGCGCGATCATCGCCAAATTCGAGCGTGACAACGGTCTGAAGTTCACGCCGGATCAGGTGTTGGTCTCGGTCGGCGGCAAACAGAGCTTCTTTAACTTGGCGCAGGCGTTCCTCGAAGAAGGCGACGAGGTCATCATCCCGGCACCCTACTGGGTGTCGTATCCCGATATGGTCGTGTTGGCCGACGCTACGCCGGTCATTGTTCAAGCCGGCATCGAACAGTCCTTCAAGATCACACCGAAACAACTCGAAGCCGCGATCACCCCGCGTACGAAGTTGCTAGTCATCAACAGCCCGTCTAACCCAACCGGCAGCGTCTACTCGCGTGCCGAACTCGCGGCGCTCGGCGACGTGCTGCGGCGTCATCCGCATGTGTTCATTGCTACCGATGACATGTATGAGCACATCCTTTATACCAAGGAGCGGTTCGTCAATATTCTTAACGCCTGCCCCGACCTGCTGGAACGGACCATCGTGCTAAATGGCGTGTCGAAGGCGTATGCGATGACGGGTTGGCGTATCGGTTATTGCGCCGGCCCGAAACCGCTGATCACGGCGATGACCAACGTGCAATCGCAAAGCACGTCAAACCCGACATCGATTTCCCAAGTCGCCGCCGAAGCGGCGTTGGCCGGCGACCAGAGCTGCATGGTGCCAATGCTGAAAGCTTTTAAAGAACGTCACGACTACGTTGTCGAACGACTGAATCATCTCCGTGGCGTTCGCTGTCTGCCGTCCGAAGGCGCGTTCTATGCGTTCCCCGATTTCCGTCAAGCGATCGCCAATATGGGTGCGGCAAACGATGTCGCCATCGCCGAACAAATCCTCGAGCAGGTCGGCGTCGCGCTAGTGCCGGGCTCGGCGTTCGGCGCCGAAGGCTACCAACGCCTGTCATTCGCCACGTCACTCAAGGCGCTTGAGTCTGCGCTAAATCGTCTGGAGCAGTTCCTCGGTCGTGCTTAA